A window of Plasmodium brasilianum strain Bolivian I chromosome 8, whole genome shotgun sequence contains these coding sequences:
- a CDS encoding CDGSH iron-sulfur domain-containing protein: protein MKDPCEYLDKINFNTKRFPQYTHLIESCPSENENEKIVRICRCWQSSKFPYCDDTHKIFIENGDSVGPYVAKLVSYKLSDEEKLKKQKYNEKYIKINNKLSSDKSSVLNVSVNCKPYINYKLKKSVLLSFVVLTSALLYGKKEKLINIYSTN from the exons atGAAAGATCCTTGTGAATATCttgataaaataaacttCAACACGAAAAGATTTCCCCAATATACTCAT ttGATAGAAAGCTGTCCTTCTGagaatgaaaatgaaaagattGTAAGAATTTGTCGATGTTGGCAATCATCGAAATTCCCTTACTGTGATGACACACATAAG ATTTTCATTGAGAATGGAGACAGTGTTGGCCCTTATGTAGCAAAGTTAGTTAGCTATAAATTATCAGAtgaagaaaaattgaaaaagcaaaaatataatgaaaaatatataaaaataaataacaaattgtCTTCTGATAAATCTTCTGTATTAAATGTGAGTGTCAACTGTAAACCgtacataaattataaattaaagaaatCTGTTCTTCTTTCATTTGTTGTCCTGACATCAGCGTTACTGTAtggtaaaaaagaaaaattaattaacatatattcaACTAATTAA
- a CDS encoding RNA-binding protein, producing MNNHSFLNQQKNQRGPKDQNRMTTLNNNSSTTIRDISYYRNNENSNAGKMNMNNNVLNNNTVNNNKVINNTVNNNTVNNNTVNNNTINSNTINSNTMNNNTINSNAMINNMYNNSNNMNNNNYSLGLYIDNPQNAFVFDENDLKTLFSHYKGAKNIRILKDKAAAQITFNDQNMIQQVKKDINGLTINDIGTIRCIILNEGKVIEQFLPFSANDPSAIQQNSSTKQNSENTVNMLKKLASLLQPQNSANNSGMSSMSNMSNINNMSHMNSISSNNVNSGSNGNGNNGNNIAKKKNDNMNVILGKNQMKNKIMNHSNYNNNNNNNNSFNGAHNSKSDQNENPYATKRLSRIELIDIFGFPTEFDIMKKILGKNNSNIVYINEQTNNSVSIEIKGKPLNEAPVVERMHISISSDDIASYKKAIELIVKLLNSIYEEFCDFCYNNNYQVPENLSFKRHEYMYNSDGSTKYVGFKDKWHIMKENYKNDYTFKKNKIVQKNDKEKRINNNGFNAHSNSNITYNNQNAFMGDFKEMNYSEPNHGNFRNIKLNRTRDQML from the exons atgaataaccactcttttttaaatcaaCAAAAGAATCAGAGAGGTCCAAAAGACCAAAATAGAATGACAACACTAAATAATAACAGTTCAACAACAATTAGAGATATTAGTTATTACaggaataatgaaaatagtaatgcaggaaaaatgaatatgaataataacgtcctaaataataatacagttaataataataaagtaattaataatacaGTGAACAATAATACAGTGAACAATAATACAGTGAacaataatacaataaaCAGTAATACAATAAACAGTAATacaatgaataataatacaataaacAGTAATGCAATgattaataatatgtataataactccaataatatgaacaataataattattcattaggtttatatattgataatCCTCAAAATGCATTTGTATTTGAtgaaaatgatttaaaaacTTTATTTTCTCATTATAAAGgggcaaaaaatataagaattttAAAGGACAAAGCAGCTGCTCAAATAACTTTTAATGATCAGAATATGATACAACAAGTCAAAAAAGATATCAACGGATTAACAATTAACGACATTGGTACTATTAGATGTATTATACTAAATGAAGGAAAGGTAATCGAACAGTTTCTTCCCTTTTCAGCTAATGATCCTTCTGCAATTCAACAAAATTCGAGTACCAAACAAAATAGTGAAAATACAGTTAACATGCTAAAAAAATTGGCCAGCTTATTACAGCCGCAGAATAGTGCTAACAATAGTGGTATGAGCAGCATGAGTAATATGAGCAATATAAACAATATGAGCCATATGAATAGTATTAGCAGTAACAATGTTAACAGTGGTAGTAACGGTAACGGTAACAACGGTAACAATAttgcgaaaaaaaaaaatgacaatatgaatgtaatattaggaaaaaatcaaatgaagaacaaaattatgaatcattcgaattataacaataataacaataataacaatagtttCAACGGTGCTCATAATAGTAAAAGTGATCAAAATGAGAATCCATATGCTACTAAAAGATTAAGTAGAATAGAATTAATTGATATATTTGGTTTTCCTACCGAATTtgatataatgaaaaaaattttaggtaaaaataattctaatatagtttatataaatgaacaaacaaataaCAGTGTATCTATTGAAATAAAAGGAAAGCCACTAAATGAAGCTCCAGTTGTTGAACGAATGCATATATCCATATCATCAGACGATATAGCATCTTATAAAAAAGCAATTGAAttaattgtaaaattattaaattctaTTTATGAAGAATTTTGTGATTtctgttataataataattatcaaGTACCAGaaaatttatcttttaaaagacatgaatatatgtataattctGATGGCAGTACGAAATACGTAGGCTTTAAGGATAAATGGCATataatgaaagaaaattataaaaatgattatacttttaaaaaaaataaaattgtacaaaagaatgataaggaaaaaagaattaataacAACGGATTTAATGCACATTCCAACTCGAACATTACATATAACAACCAAAATGCTTTCATGGGGGATTTCAAGGAaat GAATTACAGTGAACCCAACCATGGAAATTTTCgcaatattaaattaaataggACAAGAGATCAAATGTTATGA
- a CDS encoding ABC transporter B family member 4, whose translation MKFLHNFLFVYILTYECCLSKNVLHKNEYCMKQNKLKNVCSIECCIKCKNKKQNKNHFYSFVNRKCVLERKKNCKLHFNKINYLLNGRKRIKQWNQKKKLNYVKRNNVFFLSLHNRKEDEISDEKNIFASIYSKMLEKGKYKNSLLNDVARLFKIIRESKYMFLVGFLLTIISSVVDSFIPIFLSKTLSYVMDRSSTIVQKNNSPCMISLINYFKFNNPIYKYVLISLLGILLSSFRSYIFNVCAYLSTNKLQNHLFRVLLYKHINYFKKKGRGELISRLNLDSSELIDIFTTNIIVLLRNIIKMVLSFYFLYKINVHLFIVSFLIVITISNISIFFSNIFRKLAKEESNDVAYSNNIVEESINNFSLINTFNTHNKEIEKFTKSLDNIYMCRMKLGLLYSIEKLLIRLIDMLTLIVTLILSKRTLKNNIYSDSRTVISSVIYMQNIISQSCTIEQQYSRVQELIGNAEDIIKLIEKESVSNSQNKLSSNKYHFTNLYNFVDIKNVILKYPLIKKFQAIQKNAEYVANIIKPNYLKLFERNYNNLCKLFISDRKSLKEDNIISLAFIEDRQFKKNINGNSLNNTQTNIKEEGIYHQTESNTNNISTNGKFTIPLDEKKTIVDFSQTLKEEVQFSNLPQTHMKNVAVDNSYNKNEKISNILKKNKPDINIQEIYNFIKNEHELIIKYKLDKKFINFLRTKYKKNIILLILKLYEERYNYISEEFLFMFDNISSFKKLSIQDKKSILKLSNITNDTLYIILLTFLFYNYSKFYYKKEKKTPINIVEKKSKTAGVIISDNNISGNSNTSSRNNTSEADYTTIDDISMNDILNDTAIIDLTTSLDKNENATVDSSNSTSNSSSSIYSNMRKNDNTGICIGDTHKISEFQLQNEQEEQKREKTTLSSSAHACMSEEEIMKKTKNKKNKKTKNLNSALPYIIQNAIKELEILKFIDENYKNINENLILDNIKDAKKGSTLVFENVDFYFAKYPKNKILSNINLRFSNKYTYGILCYNDSGKNDLSKLCARLYNKTYGNILLDNENIENISKYILTKKISVVEEETYLFSDSIIYNILYSYNCRLKSSKNLSYLKYNFKFNKININSCVHLFSSDNDNTTNENDEENKKIKNAQNLNKQIISTNEINEQISTNNEMNEQNNFSHFKKCLMCGKEINTKLLEEQRKKKSYNKYKVHFIKKLYKEIIKVSKIVRINDLINSYKNKFFHNINEKILSGGQKQKISLARAIIKKPNILILDEAFNALDSVNELKIFSSIKNYLPNCTIINLSHKITTINRCDYIYVLKDGKIIEQGLRVKLEQNRNSVYAKKLNEI comes from the coding sequence atgaaatttttacacaattttttatttgtttatatctTAACCTACGAATGTTGTTTATCTAAAAATGTGTTACACAAAAACGAATACTGTATGAAACAGAATAAGCTAAAAAATGTTTGTTCCATCGAGTGTtgtataaaatgtaaaaataaaaagcaaaacaaaAATCATTTCTATAGTTTCGTAAATAGAAAATGTGTTctagaaagaaagaaaaattgtaagttacattttaacaaaataaattatttgttaaatggaagaaaaagaattaaacaatggaaccaaaaaaaaaaattaaattatgtcaaaagaaataatgttttttttctctccCTACATAATAGAAAAGAGGATGAAATATCTgacgaaaaaaatattttcgcAAGTATATATTCGAAAATGTTGGAAAAGggtaaatacaaaaatagcTTGTTAAATGATGTAGCAAgactatttaaaataatacgaGAAAGTAAATACATGTTTCTCGTGGGATTTTTATTAACCATCATATCTTCAGTTGTTGATTCTTTTATTCCTATCTTTTTATCAAAAACGCTCTCTTATGTAATGGATAGGAGTTCAACAATTGTCCAAAAGAACAATTCGCCATGTATGATATCattgataaattattttaaatttaataatcctatttataagtatgtatTAATTTCCCTATTAGGCATATTATTGTCATCCTTTCggtcatatatatttaatgtatgtgcatatttaAGTACAAACAAATTGCAGAATCATCTATTTAGAGTATTGctgtataaacatataaactaCTTTAAGAAAAAAGGTAGAGGAGAATTGATAAGTAGATTAAACTTAGATTCTTCTGAATTAATTGATATATTTACCACTAACATTATTGTACtgttaagaaatattataaaaatggtattgtctttttattttctgtataaaataaatgtacacCTATTTATAGTTTCCTTCCTTATCGTTATAACTATTTcgaatatttctatatttttttcaaatatttttcgtAAATTGGCAAAAGAAGAGAGTAATGATGTTGcatattcaaataatattgtAGAAGAATCCATCAATAATTTTTCTCTTATAAACACCTTCAATACacataataaagaaatagaaaaattcaCAAAATCTTtagataatatttatatgtgtagaATGAAATTAGGTTTATTATATAGTATAGAAAAGCTTTTAATACGTTTGATTGATATGTTAACCCTTATAGTAACCctaattttaagtaaaagaaccttaaaaaataatatttattcagATTCTAGAACTGTTATTTCTTCAGTTATATACAtgcaaaatattatatccCAGTCATGCACTATTGAACAACAATATTCAAGAGTCCAAGAACTTATAGGTAATGCAGAGGatatcataaaattaattgaaaAGGAATCTGTGAGTAACAGTCAGAATAAATTGAGTTCTAATAAATATCATTTTACAAATCTTTACAATTTtgttgatataaaaaatgtaatactTAAATACCcccttataaaaaaatttcaagcCATTCAAAAAAATGCTGAATATGTTGCCAATATTATTAAACCTAATTATTTGAAACTATTtgaaagaaattataataatttatgcaAATTGTTCATAAGTGACAGAAAAAGTTTGAAAGAggataatattatttcccTTGCATTTATTGAAGACAGgcaattcaaaaaaaatataaacggAAATTCTCTTAACAATACACAGACAAACATTAAAGAGGAGGGAATTTATCACCAAACAGAAAGTAATACGAACAATATTTCAACGAATGGAAAATTTACAATTCCattagatgaaaaaaaaacgatAGTTGATTTTTCTCAAACTTTGAAGGAGGAAGTTCAATTTAGTAACTTACCACAAACtcatatgaaaaatgtaGCGGTAGATAATTcctataataaaaatgaaaaaatatcaaatatattaaaaaaaaataaacctgatataaatattcaagaaatatataatttcattaaaaatgaacatgaacttataatcaaatataagctagataaaaaatttataaattttttaagaaccaaatataaaaaaaatatcatattgttaatattaaaattatatgaagaaagatataattacataagtGAAGAATTTCTGTTTATGTTTGATAACATTAGctctttcaaaaaattatctatTCAAGACAAAAAAAGTATCCTAAAGTTGAGTAACATAACAAATGACacgttatatattattctactaactttcttattttataattattccaaattttattataagaaggaaaaaaaaactccTATAAACATTGTAGAAAAAAAGTCGAAAACTGCAGGTGTCATTATATCCGATAATAACATATCTGGAAATAGTAATACCTCTAGCAGAAATAATACGAGTGAAGCGGATTATACAACTATAGATGACATTAGTATGAATGACATTTTAAATGATACTGCTATAATAGATTTGACCACAAGTCTTGATAAAAACGAAAATGCTACTGTAGATAGTAGTAATAGCACAAGTAATAGCTCCAGCAGCATTTATAGtaatatgagaaaaaatgataacaCTGGAATATGTATCGGAGATACACATAAAATTAGTGAATTTCAATTGCAGAATGAACAGGAAGAACAGAAGAGAGAAAAAACAACTTTATCCTCATCGGCACATGCATGCATGAGTGAggaagaaataatgaaaaaaactaaaaacaaaaaaaacaaaaaaacaaaaaatttgaatagTGCATTGCCATATATAATCCAAAATGCTATCAAAGAATTAGagattttaaaatttattgatgaaaattataaaaacataaacgaaaatttaatattagataatataaaagatgcTAAAAAAGGAAGCACATTAGTTTTTGAAAATGTGGATTTCTATTTTGCAAAATATCcgaagaataaaattttatcaaaCATTAATTTACGCTTTTcgaataaatatacatatggaATTTTATGTTACAATGATTCGGGGAAAAATGATCTATCGAAATTATGTGCTAGATTATATAATAAGACTTatggaaatatattattggataatgaaaatattgagaatatatcaaaatatattttaacaaaaaaaatatcagtCGTAGAGGaagaaacatatttatttagtgATAGCATAATATACAACATACTTTATTCCTATAACTGTAGATTAAAATCTAGTAAGAATTTATCctatttaaaatacaatttcaaatttaataaaattaatataaacagTTGTGTACACTTATTTTCTtctgataatgataatactacaaatgaaaatgatgaagaaaacaaaaaaataaagaatgctcaaaatttaaacaaaCAAATTATTAGTACCAACGAGATAAATGAACAGATTTCTACGAATAACGAGATGAATGAGCAAAACAATTTTTCACATTTCAAAAAATGCCTAATGTGtggaaaagaaataaatacaaaGTTACTAGAAGAgcagagaaaaaaaaaaagttataacaaatataaagtgcacttcataaaaaaactatataaagaaataataaaagtgtCTAAAATTGTTCGTATAAatgatttaataaattcatacaaaaacaaattctttcataatattaatgaaaaaattttgtcAGGCGGGCAGAAGCAAAAAATATCCTTAGCTAGagctattataaaaaaaccGAACATTCTAATATTAGATGAAGCATTTAATGCTTTGGATTCAGTAAATGAgctaaaaattttttcaagtATTAAAAACTACTTACCTAATTGTACTATAATAAATCTTTCTCATAAAATTACGACAATTAATCGATGTGactatatttatgttttaaaggatggaaaaattatagaaCAAGGTTTAAGAGTGAAATTGGAACAGAACAGGAACAGTGTGTATGCCAAGAAGCTTAATGAAATTTAG